A single genomic interval of Juglans regia cultivar Chandler chromosome 1, Walnut 2.0, whole genome shotgun sequence harbors:
- the LOC118343852 gene encoding cytochrome b561 and DOMON domain-containing protein At2g04850-like, with product MALLIFLISLLLSSYLHIVFSAHCTTVTATKTFHKCMTLPTQQASIAWTFHPHNATLDLVFFGTFISPSGWVGWGINPTSPEMTGTRALIAFPDPNSGQIVLLPYILDPTVKLQKNPLISRPLDTRLLSSSAILYGGKMATVHNGATIQIYATLKLVPNKTKIHHVWNRGLYVQGYSPTIHPTTSNDLSSIATIDVRSGSATAQHDNIKTLKTVHGVVNAISWGLILPIGALTARYLRHIQALGPAWFYAHAGMQLFAFFLGTVGFAIGIRLGELSPGVEYGLHRKLGFAAFCLGGLQTLALLFRPKTTNKFRKYWKSYHHFVGYSCVVLGVVNVFQGFEVMGESRSYAKLGYCLGLSTLLGVCIALEVNSWVIFCRKAKEEKLRREGLIGGSDKGSGTHI from the coding sequence ATGGCCCTCCTCATCTTCCTGATctccctcctcctctcttcctatCTGCATATTGTGTTTTCCGCCCATTGCACCACCGTCACCGCCACCAAAACTTTCCATAAATGCATGACACTCCCTACCCAACAAGCCTCCATAGCATGGACCTTCCATCCCCACAATGCTACTTTAGACCTTGTCTTCTTTGGTACCTTCATTTCACCCTCTGGCTGGGTTGGATGGGGCATCAATCCTACATCTCCTGAAATGACCGGAACCCGTGCCTTAATTGCCTTCCCCGACCCAAATTCTGGCCAAATTGTCCTACTACCGTACATCCTAGACCCAACTGTAAAACTCCAAAAGAATCCTCTAATATCTCGCCCCCTTGATACCCGCCTCCTATCTTCCTCTGCCATCTTGTATGGGGGGAAAATGGCCACAGTTCACAATGGTGCTACAATCCAAATCTACGCCACTTTGAAGCTTGTGCCAAACAAGACCAAAATCCACCACGTGTGGAACCGTGGACTCTATGTCCAAGGCTACTCACCGACCATCCATCCAACTACCTCTAACGATCTTTCCTCCATCGCCACCATAGATGTTCGGTCAGGTTCAGCCACTGCTCAGCACGACAACATCAAAACACTGAAAACCGTGCATGGTGTCGTAAACGCCATCTCATGGGGACTTATACTGCCTATTGGGGCCTTGACGGCACGCTACCTTAGGCACATACAAGCGCTAGGGCCCGCATGGTTTTATGCTCATGCAGGCATGCAACTTTTTGCATTTTTCCTAGGAACAGTGGGGTTTGCCATAGGAATTCGACTTGGGGAGCTGTCACCGGGCGTAGAATACGGGCTTCACAGGAAGCTCGGGTTTGCGGCATTTTGCCTAGGAGGGCTGCAGACACTTGCACTACTGTTTAGGCCCAAAACTACAAACAAGTTTAGGAAGTATTGGAAATCTTACCACCATTTTGTTGGGTATTCTTGTGTGGTGCTAGGGGTTGTgaatgtttttcaaggatttgaaGTAATGGGAGAGAGCAGGTCTTATGCTAAGCTAGGCTATTGTTTGGGGCTCTCTACCTTGCTTGGCGTCTGCATAGCTCTGGAGGTAAATTCTTGGGTGATCTTTTGTAGGAAAGCCAAGGAAGAGAAGCTGAGAAGAGAAGGACTGATTGGGGGATCTGATAAAGGGAGTGGAACCCATATATAG